One Tolypothrix bouteillei VB521301 DNA window includes the following coding sequences:
- a CDS encoding aspartate aminotransferase, which translates to MTLDWIVPAERVQKLPPYVFARLDELKAKAREQGLDLIDLGMGNPDGATPQPVVEAAMKALQNPANHGYPPFEGTASFRRAITNWYQRRYAVDLDPDSEALPLLGSKEGLGHLAMAYINPGDLVLVPSPAYPAHFRGPVIAGGKIHSLILKPENDWLIDLAAIPDSVAEQAKLLYFNYPSNPTAATAPREFFTEIVAFARKYEILLVHDLCYAELAFDGYQPTSLLEIPGAKEIGVEFHTLSKTYNMAGWRVGFVVGNRRIIQGLRTLKTNLDYGIFAALQTAAEAALQLPDEYLYEVQERYRNRRDFVIQGLGQLGWDIPKTKATMYLWVPCPNGVSSTDFALSVLQQTGVVVTPGNAFGVAGEGYVRISLIADCDRLGEALHRFKQAGIYYSQK; encoded by the coding sequence ATGACTTTAGATTGGATTGTCCCAGCTGAACGCGTACAGAAATTACCTCCCTACGTATTTGCCCGTCTAGATGAACTCAAGGCAAAAGCACGGGAACAAGGGCTGGATTTAATTGATTTGGGCATGGGAAACCCAGATGGTGCAACGCCTCAACCAGTGGTAGAAGCGGCAATGAAAGCTTTGCAAAATCCTGCCAATCACGGCTATCCTCCTTTTGAGGGAACTGCCAGCTTTCGCCGTGCTATTACTAATTGGTATCAAAGGCGTTATGCCGTGGATTTAGATCCAGATAGCGAAGCATTACCCTTACTTGGCTCTAAAGAAGGATTGGGTCATCTTGCTATGGCTTATATCAATCCGGGTGATTTGGTTTTAGTTCCCTCTCCTGCTTATCCCGCTCATTTCCGGGGTCCTGTCATAGCGGGCGGGAAGATCCACAGTTTAATTCTCAAGCCAGAGAATGATTGGCTGATCGATCTAGCTGCAATTCCCGACTCTGTAGCCGAACAAGCAAAACTTCTCTACTTTAATTATCCCAGCAATCCTACAGCGGCTACTGCACCACGCGAATTTTTTACAGAAATTGTCGCTTTTGCTCGCAAGTACGAGATTTTATTGGTACACGATCTGTGTTACGCCGAATTAGCTTTTGATGGTTATCAACCAACAAGTTTGTTAGAAATTCCAGGGGCAAAGGAAATTGGGGTTGAGTTTCATACCCTGTCTAAAACTTATAATATGGCGGGTTGGCGCGTTGGTTTTGTTGTAGGCAATCGTCGTATTATTCAGGGTTTGCGAACGTTAAAAACTAACTTGGATTATGGTATTTTTGCAGCATTGCAAACTGCTGCGGAAGCAGCTTTACAACTACCCGATGAGTATTTGTATGAGGTGCAAGAACGATATCGCAATCGCCGTGATTTTGTCATTCAAGGTTTGGGGCAGTTAGGTTGGGATATTCCTAAAACTAAGGCAACAATGTATCTCTGGGTTCCTTGTCCTAATGGTGTCAGTTCTACGGATTTTGCCTTAAGTGTCTTGCAGCAAACGGGTGTTGTAGTGACGCCCGGTAACGCTTTTGGGGTCGCAGGGGAAGGGTATGTAAGGATTAGTCTAATTGCAGATTGCGATCGCTTGGGTGAGGCTTTACACAGATTTAAACAAGCGGGGATTTACTATTCTCAAAAGTAA